In Planctobacterium marinum, the DNA window AGAAATAAACGCCAGCAAAAAACTGCGCTTGATAGGTAAAGCTATCAAGCCCGATGAAAGCGAAATTCAACGCAATGTCCGGGCCCGGAGCTCGGTGTTGAGAGTGGCGGAGAAGTTATGACGAACAACTTCAATCTGGTCACAATTATTCTCACAGACATCACTCGTAACTTGTTGCGAGTGTTGTTGTTTACGGCTGTGCTTATTAGTGCGCTAGCCGTAATCTTGAGTGCTCATCACAATCGTCAGCTGTTAATTGAAAAAGAGAAAGCACTGCAAGAACGTGACCGCCTGGACGTTGAATGGCGCAACTTGATTTTGGAGCAAGGGGCATTAACCGAACACAACCGCATTGAATCTTTGGTGATGGACCAGTTGGATATGTATCGTCCCGGTCCGGAAGAAGAAGTGGTGGTGAGGGTGAAATGACCGGTTCAGCAAAAAGGAACAAAAAGGTAGCTAAGCCCACCACCGTGCAGTGGCGCTTCATCACTGTTTTGACTTTGGTGTGTTTGGTGTTCGTAGGACTCGC includes these proteins:
- the ftsL gene encoding cell division protein FtsL, whose translation is MTNNFNLVTIILTDITRNLLRVLLFTAVLISALAVILSAHHNRQLLIEKEKALQERDRLDVEWRNLILEQGALTEHNRIESLVMDQLDMYRPGPEEEVVVRVK